A genomic segment from Treponema sp. Marseille-Q3903 encodes:
- the ilvB gene encoding biosynthetic-type acetolactate synthase large subunit produces the protein MKFTGAQIIVKMLEMYGIKTVAGIPGGMILPLYDELSRSSIRHVLVRQEQAAGFIAQGIARTTGKPAVCLATSGPGAMNLLTSIADARADSVPIIAITGQVNTTQIGTDAFQEADTFGLSFPITKHSMMVKSPEELLEAVPKAFEIAVSGRPGPVLIDVPRNVQTALCEFEKWPEIKNKKSDNIRFKTPAFQYSVKIEKIVELLANAKCPVLFCGGGCNSEEASVEIKNFLQIYKLPVITSLMGIGCIPSNSDLYAGMVGMHGNHAANVAMHDSDLIVAAGVRFDDRATGDVNKLCPNAKVVHIDIDAAEVDKIVDSYISVIADVAVVFSDIVKIAAAKSIKADEKWLNKIKKIKAENTSIECGRPKGEKLSNPREIISKTPELAGECGLNYSDLIITTDVGQHQMWVAQYYPFESPRTFLTSGSLGTMGFGLPAAIGAAIGCPDKRIVCYSGDGSILMNIQELATLAEQNLPVTVIVFQNGTLGMVYQQQKYLFAKNYSASVFAHQPDFVEIARGFGIEAVDADCDPQWYKKAFDTNRKNKPCFVKVSVDPEELVLPFVSGGKANIDSIRN, from the coding sequence ATGAAATTCACCGGCGCACAGATTATTGTAAAAATGCTAGAAATGTACGGTATAAAGACAGTTGCGGGAATTCCCGGTGGGATGATTCTTCCGCTTTATGATGAATTAAGCCGCTCTTCAATTAGACACGTGCTTGTGCGTCAGGAACAGGCGGCCGGTTTTATTGCTCAGGGAATTGCGCGAACTACAGGTAAGCCTGCTGTATGCCTTGCTACGAGCGGTCCGGGAGCTATGAACCTTTTAACTTCAATCGCCGACGCACGAGCAGACTCTGTCCCGATAATAGCAATCACAGGGCAGGTAAACACAACTCAGATAGGAACCGATGCCTTTCAGGAAGCCGATACATTCGGGCTTTCGTTTCCGATTACAAAACACTCGATGATGGTAAAATCGCCTGAAGAACTCCTTGAAGCTGTTCCTAAAGCTTTCGAAATTGCCGTAAGCGGACGTCCCGGCCCTGTTTTGATAGATGTTCCGCGCAATGTTCAGACTGCGTTGTGCGAATTTGAAAAATGGCCGGAAATTAAAAACAAAAAATCCGATAATATTCGGTTTAAAACTCCTGCCTTTCAATATTCAGTAAAAATAGAAAAAATAGTTGAACTGCTTGCGAACGCCAAATGCCCGGTTTTGTTTTGCGGCGGTGGCTGTAACTCGGAAGAAGCTTCAGTTGAAATTAAAAACTTTTTACAAATTTACAAGCTTCCTGTAATTACAAGTTTGATGGGAATAGGTTGTATTCCGAGCAATTCTGATTTGTATGCAGGGATGGTTGGTATGCACGGAAACCACGCTGCAAACGTCGCTATGCACGACAGCGACCTTATTGTTGCAGCGGGAGTTCGGTTTGACGATAGAGCGACAGGCGATGTGAACAAACTGTGCCCGAATGCTAAAGTCGTTCACATAGATATAGACGCAGCCGAAGTAGATAAAATAGTTGATTCGTATATTTCAGTGATTGCAGATGTCGCTGTCGTTTTTTCAGATATCGTAAAAATCGCTGCCGCAAAAAGCATAAAAGCCGATGAAAAGTGGCTAAACAAAATCAAAAAAATCAAGGCTGAAAATACGAGCATAGAATGCGGACGCCCTAAAGGTGAAAAACTTTCAAATCCTCGCGAAATCATATCAAAAACTCCGGAATTGGCAGGCGAGTGCGGACTCAACTATTCAGATTTGATAATAACTACAGACGTCGGTCAGCATCAGATGTGGGTTGCCCAGTATTATCCTTTTGAATCCCCTCGTACTTTTTTGACGTCAGGTTCGCTTGGCACTATGGGTTTTGGACTTCCGGCGGCTATTGGTGCTGCAATCGGTTGCCCAGATAAGCGGATTGTGTGTTACAGCGGCGACGGCTCAATTTTGATGAATATTCAGGAACTTGCGACGTTGGCGGAGCAGAATCTGCCGGTTACTGTAATTGTGTTTCAAAACGGGACGCTCGGCATGGTTTATCAACAGCAAAAATATCTTTTTGCAAAAAACTACAGCGCTTCTGTTTTTGCTCATCAGCCGGACTTTGTTGAAATTGCACGTGGATTTGGCATTGAAGCTGTAGACGCAGATTGTGACCCTCAGTGGTACAAAAAGGCGTTTGATACAAACCGAAAAAATAAACCGTGCTTTGTAAAAGTCAGCGTAGACCCTGAAGAGCTTGTTTTGCCGTTTGTTTCTGGCGGAAAGGCTAATATAGATTCAATCAGGAATTAG
- a CDS encoding AAA family ATPase codes for MTDSLFEHVKMSQEPLAARMRPRNLDEYIGQDHIVGKGRLLRRAIAADQLTSVIFYGPPGSGKTTLARVIANHTKSNFITLNAVLTGVADIRASIKSAEDYYNLYSRRTILFVDEVHRWNKSQQDALLPWVENGTIILIGATTENPFFEVNKALVSRSRVFQLKPLTNEDLQKAAHQALTDVERGYGHWKVEFEKGALDHLIDTANGDARSLLNALELAVETTPEKWNPHANPPVPEYGTKIYISKEAAEESIQKKVVLYDRDGDYHYDIISAFIKSIRGRDPDAACYWLARMVSAGEDPHFIFRRMLISACEDTGLADPSAISVVESCAKAFDRVGMPEGRYFLAHAALYLSTVPKSNSSMAFFDALTCVEKEDAEVPNHLRDTNRDAESFGHGAGYLYPHAYRDHWVAQQYLPDTLMGRVFYTPSTQGYEGTIRNEVLSRREIQIAQILERQMNNGEFTSDELAISPEETGSINIFKKKDNQEAGRDLALAGEWRKSELGANPISEWWINEHIKSGELKNGENLTFSPKDNAKEIALDRADRFWRQRLDSNRTEVLLNIRDTMIKMADILRHHRSLIWNADSGLLLWEVARKEPEGVTCGVCRAEKGKQILEQYGRTLGDLDRPILQLRDRGLTADFMTQRDFYDILLKFQYKGIIFDRLFFTDPFASESSIIALADSLKAVFEPQKYIPENQARNNIEPLDSPDDSDKKDDEKYEYESPLAENWRVIISQKIPSKGQHISEIVKNQILGAENIELFSESLSKMNDAEEEFFGDRDNPLFSWDGLFIANTFRKHGFTVKIHSEEITEKRKITPADIEKWFNAEKSAYGTKMIDAVGKSELQKIVNLILTACEKSLFSWKSEIAFISISAGKKSNS; via the coding sequence ATGACTGACAGCCTTTTTGAACATGTGAAAATGTCGCAGGAACCATTGGCTGCAAGAATGCGGCCGAGAAACTTGGATGAATACATCGGACAGGATCATATTGTTGGAAAAGGGCGTTTGCTGCGTCGCGCAATTGCTGCCGACCAACTTACTTCTGTAATCTTTTACGGACCTCCGGGCAGCGGAAAGACAACCCTCGCCCGCGTGATTGCGAACCATACAAAATCTAATTTTATAACGCTGAACGCTGTTTTGACAGGCGTTGCAGATATACGTGCATCTATAAAAAGCGCAGAAGATTATTACAATCTTTACAGTAGGCGGACAATTTTATTCGTAGACGAAGTTCATCGCTGGAACAAAAGCCAGCAAGATGCACTTTTGCCTTGGGTAGAAAACGGCACAATCATCTTGATTGGAGCGACTACTGAAAATCCGTTTTTTGAAGTGAACAAAGCGCTTGTCAGCCGTTCAAGGGTATTTCAGCTAAAACCTCTGACAAATGAAGACTTACAAAAAGCAGCACACCAAGCTCTGACAGATGTAGAGCGCGGATACGGTCACTGGAAAGTTGAATTTGAAAAAGGCGCTTTAGACCATTTAATAGACACTGCAAATGGTGACGCGCGCTCTTTATTGAATGCGCTTGAGCTTGCAGTAGAAACTACTCCCGAAAAATGGAATCCGCACGCAAACCCGCCTGTTCCCGAATATGGAACTAAAATTTATATCTCTAAAGAAGCGGCAGAAGAATCAATTCAAAAAAAAGTTGTTTTATACGACAGAGACGGAGACTACCACTACGACATAATAAGCGCTTTTATAAAATCAATACGAGGGCGTGACCCCGATGCAGCATGTTACTGGCTTGCGAGAATGGTCAGCGCCGGAGAAGATCCACATTTTATTTTCAGACGAATGCTTATTTCCGCTTGTGAAGATACGGGACTTGCAGACCCGAGCGCAATTTCAGTTGTAGAGAGCTGTGCAAAGGCGTTTGACAGGGTCGGAATGCCGGAAGGAAGATATTTTTTAGCACACGCTGCGCTCTATCTTTCAACGGTGCCAAAATCGAACAGCAGCATGGCTTTTTTTGATGCTCTTACATGCGTAGAAAAAGAAGATGCTGAAGTTCCAAATCATCTGCGAGACACAAACCGCGATGCAGAAAGTTTTGGACACGGAGCCGGTTACCTCTACCCTCACGCTTACCGCGACCACTGGGTTGCACAGCAGTATCTGCCTGACACGCTGATGGGGCGCGTATTCTACACTCCAAGCACACAAGGTTACGAAGGAACTATCAGGAACGAAGTTTTAAGCCGCCGAGAGATTCAGATTGCGCAGATTCTTGAACGTCAAATGAACAACGGAGAGTTCACCTCAGACGAACTCGCAATTTCTCCTGAAGAAACAGGCTCAATCAATATATTCAAAAAAAAAGACAATCAGGAAGCTGGTCGCGATTTAGCTCTAGCTGGAGAATGGCGAAAATCAGAGCTTGGAGCGAATCCAATCAGCGAATGGTGGATAAACGAGCATATTAAAAGCGGCGAGTTAAAAAACGGAGAAAACCTCACTTTCAGCCCAAAAGACAACGCAAAAGAAATCGCGCTTGACCGGGCAGACAGATTTTGGAGACAGCGTCTTGATTCAAACAGAACAGAAGTTCTTTTGAATATCCGCGATACAATGATAAAGATGGCCGACATCCTCCGCCACCACCGTTCACTTATCTGGAATGCAGACTCGGGGCTTTTGCTTTGGGAAGTTGCGCGAAAAGAACCTGAAGGAGTCACATGCGGAGTATGCAGGGCAGAAAAAGGCAAACAGATACTAGAGCAGTATGGACGCACCCTCGGAGACCTTGACCGTCCAATTCTTCAGTTACGCGACCGCGGGCTGACAGCAGATTTTATGACTCAAAGAGATTTTTACGATATCCTTTTGAAGTTTCAATACAAGGGGATCATCTTTGACAGGCTTTTTTTTACCGACCCATTTGCGTCAGAGAGTTCAATAATTGCTCTGGCAGATTCGTTGAAAGCTGTTTTTGAACCGCAAAAATATATTCCTGAAAATCAGGCTCGCAACAACATTGAACCGCTAGATTCTCCTGATGATTCAGATAAAAAAGATGACGAAAAATACGAATATGAAAGCCCTCTTGCCGAAAACTGGCGCGTGATAATCTCACAAAAAATTCCGTCAAAAGGTCAACACATAAGCGAAATTGTCAAAAACCAAATACTCGGTGCGGAAAATATAGAATTGTTCAGCGAAAGCCTTTCTAAGATGAACGATGCCGAAGAAGAGTTTTTCGGCGACAGAGATAATCCGCTGTTCAGTTGGGACGGACTTTTCATTGCAAACACGTTCCGAAAACACGGTTTTACTGTAAAAATACATTCAGAGGAAATCACAGAAAAACGAAAAATCACGCCTGCCGATATTGAAAAATGGTTCAATGCAGAAAAATCAGCTTACGGTACTAAAATGATAGATGCGGTTGGCAAAAGTGAATTGCAAAAAATCGTAAACCTTATTCTGACTGCGTGTGAAAAATCACTATTCAGCTGGAAAAGTGAAATTGCGTTTATCAGCATATCTGCCGGAAAAAAATCTAATTCCTGA
- a CDS encoding TP0733 family outer membrane beta-barrel protein, with protein sequence MKKIFSILTVLCVLAAAVFAQSDGQGDEYIDDYVYEQNGAGDQLLSINLGANFPLNFDGQLYPGASASIAYYRFLTNTIAVGGDLIIGYNVTVGKKALVTVPVTAGVIFQPYTGKFEFPLSAGIGFATTSCQGLTYFPSFAAKLSGGAYYRISEGWSAGLNAICYWIPEWFPSKPEQNDNGFFLSTVIGIRYHF encoded by the coding sequence ATGAAAAAAATATTTTCAATACTTACAGTTTTATGTGTTCTTGCAGCAGCGGTTTTTGCTCAGTCGGACGGGCAAGGAGATGAATACATAGACGATTACGTTTACGAACAAAACGGTGCTGGAGACCAGTTGCTTTCTATCAATCTTGGTGCAAATTTTCCACTCAACTTTGATGGGCAACTCTATCCGGGTGCCAGTGCCTCGATTGCATATTACAGATTTTTGACTAACACGATTGCAGTCGGCGGCGATTTGATAATAGGATACAACGTCACAGTTGGTAAAAAGGCTCTTGTAACAGTTCCAGTAACTGCCGGAGTTATATTTCAGCCATATACAGGCAAATTCGAATTTCCTCTTTCTGCTGGCATTGGGTTTGCAACGACTTCATGTCAGGGACTTACATATTTCCCTTCTTTTGCCGCAAAATTATCTGGAGGTGCTTACTATCGCATTTCGGAAGGTTGGTCGGCAGGATTAAATGCAATATGTTACTGGATTCCCGAATGGTTTCCTTCAAAGCCTGAACAGAATGACAACGGGTTTTTCTTATCTACAGTCATCGGTATAAGGTATCACTTTTAA
- the folD gene encoding bifunctional methylenetetrahydrofolate dehydrogenase/methenyltetrahydrofolate cyclohydrolase FolD: MSAVIIDGKKIAADIRAGVAEKVKKLKENGVEPCLAVILVGENPASVSYVTGKRKALAEAGIADRSVNLPESTTEEGLLKIIDELNKDNDVDGILVQLPLPKHIDEDKVLLAIEPSKDVDGFHPVNVGNLMIGRKGFLPCTPHGIIVLLKTIGIETDGKHAVVIGRSNIVGKPVSMLLARKDVNCTVTICHTGTKNMAELTIQADIIVVASGRPHTLTKDMVKDGAVVIDVGVNRIPDSSKKSGFRLTGDCDFYDLVEKTSFITPVPGGVGPMTIAMLMQNTLESACARCLDYSC, from the coding sequence ATGAGCGCAGTTATAATTGATGGGAAAAAAATTGCAGCGGATATCCGTGCCGGAGTTGCCGAAAAAGTAAAAAAATTGAAAGAAAATGGAGTTGAACCTTGTCTCGCAGTTATCCTCGTTGGTGAAAATCCCGCATCTGTTTCTTATGTGACAGGAAAACGTAAAGCGCTTGCCGAAGCAGGAATCGCAGACCGTTCAGTCAATCTGCCCGAAAGCACAACAGAAGAAGGACTTCTAAAAATAATCGATGAATTGAACAAAGATAATGATGTCGACGGAATTCTCGTTCAGCTGCCGCTACCAAAACATATAGACGAAGACAAAGTTCTCCTTGCTATCGAGCCTTCAAAAGATGTAGACGGTTTTCACCCTGTAAATGTCGGAAATCTTATGATTGGAAGAAAAGGGTTTTTGCCTTGCACGCCGCATGGAATCATCGTTCTATTAAAAACAATCGGGATTGAAACAGATGGAAAGCACGCAGTTGTTATAGGTCGTTCAAATATTGTCGGAAAGCCGGTAAGCATGTTGCTTGCACGTAAAGACGTCAACTGCACTGTTACAATCTGTCACACAGGAACAAAAAATATGGCAGAGCTCACAATCCAAGCTGATATAATCGTTGTCGCAAGCGGTCGCCCACACACGTTGACTAAAGATATGGTAAAAGATGGAGCAGTTGTGATAGATGTCGGTGTAAACCGTATCCCTGACAGCTCAAAAAAATCTGGATTCCGTTTAACCGGTGACTGCGATTTTTATGACCTTGTTGAAAAAACTTCATTTATCACACCTGTTCCCGGCGGAGTCGGTCCTATGACAATAGCAATGCTTATGCAAAATACATTGGAAAGTGCGTGTGCGAGGTGTTTGGATTATTCGTGTTAA
- a CDS encoding LacI family DNA-binding transcriptional regulator translates to MRNIVTMKDIADELNVTVMSVSKALSGKEGISDELRSRIIKKAEELGYKKNLLPNEDENTRNIGILVAERRINSNAIYMSLQQPLIASLTQLNYYGITEIISDETEHLQLMPKILKEKKVVAFIILGQMEKEYISLLKTAGIPYLYLAHLYDDETNGIVDDNLYAGCTLGNYLIDKGFRSIGFVGNIHFSQIALDRYLGVIKAGLTRGLKPADTPCINDVNEFGEEIPLILPNKLPECFICNECRTAYKLIHQLEGLEYRVPGDISVAAFDDGIFADVGIPRLTTYSVNCENMARLAAESIIIKLENPKYHIGRKIVHGSVIIRDSVNRKKI, encoded by the coding sequence ATGAGAAATATTGTAACAATGAAAGACATAGCAGATGAACTCAACGTGACAGTGATGTCCGTATCAAAAGCACTTTCGGGAAAGGAAGGAATCAGCGACGAACTCAGAAGCCGCATAATAAAAAAAGCAGAAGAACTCGGCTATAAAAAAAACTTATTGCCAAATGAAGATGAAAATACAAGAAATATCGGAATTCTCGTTGCGGAAAGACGCATCAATTCAAACGCAATTTACATGTCTCTACAGCAGCCGCTGATAGCAAGCCTTACACAGCTCAACTATTACGGAATCACAGAAATCATATCTGATGAAACTGAACACCTTCAACTTATGCCAAAAATCTTGAAAGAGAAAAAAGTTGTTGCCTTTATAATTCTCGGTCAGATGGAAAAAGAATACATCAGCCTTCTAAAAACGGCGGGCATTCCGTATCTCTACCTTGCTCATCTTTATGACGATGAAACAAACGGAATCGTAGACGACAACCTTTATGCAGGTTGCACATTAGGTAATTACTTGATAGATAAAGGATTCCGTTCAATAGGATTTGTAGGAAACATTCACTTTTCTCAAATTGCTCTTGATAGATATCTTGGCGTAATCAAAGCAGGGCTTACACGTGGGTTAAAACCGGCGGACACTCCTTGTATAAATGATGTAAATGAATTTGGAGAAGAAATTCCTTTGATTTTGCCAAACAAGCTGCCCGAATGCTTTATATGCAACGAATGCCGCACAGCATACAAACTGATTCACCAGCTCGAAGGACTTGAATACAGAGTTCCGGGAGATATCTCAGTTGCCGCATTTGACGACGGTATTTTTGCGGATGTCGGGATTCCAAGACTTACAACATACAGCGTAAATTGTGAAAACATGGCTCGCCTTGCAGCTGAAAGCATTATCATCAAGCTGGAAAATCCTAAATATCACATTGGACGCAAGATTGTTCACGGAAGCGTCATCATTCGTGATTCTGTAAATAGAAAAAAAATCTGA
- the miaB gene encoding tRNA (N6-isopentenyl adenosine(37)-C2)-methylthiotransferase MiaB: MTYFFETYGCEMNIAESAAVEQLLIARGWTKSESAQTATLAIINTCSIRETAENRIIGRLGWFNGLKAVRECKNGAKTKMLEEAVEYVKNGPKPLTLVVMGCMAERLLKDFQKNFPFVDYVVGTYAKHHFSEIIEAVEEGRKAFEVDDTENYKFASVSAEPGHFSTFVPIMHGCNNFCTYCIVPYVRGREISRPAGDILKEIDVLGKMNVREITLIGQNVNSYMGAMKEGENPCINFASLLSIVAEHLRQTKSPIKWVRFMSSHPKDFTDDVIDVIAKEDVICRHIHLPVQHGSSRVLKAMNRRYTREHYLDLVKKIKTKIPEVSLTTDIMMGFPGETEEDVELTLDLMRQVKYESAMMYFYNPREGTPASKEKQLPVEVRKERLQRVIDLQIEHTREQMSKRVGKTVRTLVEGVSRDNKMELLGQTERHEKIAFEASSSLIGTFVDVKITQLSGNTFRGEIAN; encoded by the coding sequence ATGACATATTTTTTTGAGACTTATGGCTGCGAGATGAACATTGCAGAATCCGCTGCAGTTGAACAGCTTTTAATTGCGCGCGGCTGGACAAAATCGGAATCGGCACAAACTGCAACTCTTGCAATAATAAATACATGCTCTATACGCGAGACTGCGGAAAACAGGATAATCGGACGGCTCGGCTGGTTTAATGGTCTTAAGGCAGTCCGCGAATGTAAAAACGGTGCAAAGACAAAAATGCTTGAAGAAGCTGTTGAATACGTAAAAAATGGGCCAAAACCTTTGACTCTTGTTGTTATGGGCTGCATGGCTGAACGGCTTCTGAAAGATTTTCAAAAAAATTTTCCGTTTGTAGACTACGTCGTTGGAACTTATGCAAAACATCATTTTTCTGAAATTATTGAAGCGGTTGAAGAAGGGCGCAAAGCTTTTGAAGTAGATGACACCGAGAATTATAAATTTGCTTCTGTTTCTGCGGAGCCGGGACATTTTTCTACTTTTGTTCCAATCATGCATGGCTGTAACAATTTTTGCACATATTGCATTGTTCCTTATGTGCGCGGTCGAGAGATAAGCAGACCTGCCGGCGATATCTTAAAAGAAATTGATGTGCTTGGAAAAATGAATGTGCGAGAAATCACTTTGATTGGGCAAAATGTCAACAGTTATATGGGCGCGATGAAAGAAGGGGAAAATCCTTGCATAAACTTTGCATCTCTTCTCTCCATAGTCGCAGAGCACTTGCGACAGACTAAATCTCCTATAAAATGGGTGCGTTTTATGTCTTCACATCCTAAAGATTTTACAGATGATGTGATAGACGTGATTGCAAAAGAAGATGTTATATGCCGTCACATCCATCTGCCAGTGCAGCACGGTTCTTCCAGAGTTTTAAAAGCTATGAACAGGCGCTATACTCGAGAACATTACCTTGACCTTGTAAAGAAAATAAAAACTAAAATTCCCGAAGTCTCTCTTACAACAGATATTATGATGGGTTTTCCGGGTGAGACAGAAGAAGATGTTGAGCTTACACTCGATTTGATGCGTCAGGTAAAATACGAAAGCGCAATGATGTATTTTTATAATCCGCGTGAAGGAACGCCTGCAAGCAAGGAAAAACAGCTTCCTGTCGAAGTTCGCAAAGAACGGTTGCAAAGAGTGATAGACCTTCAGATTGAGCATACCCGAGAGCAGATGAGCAAGCGCGTTGGAAAAACAGTCAGAACGCTTGTTGAAGGTGTCAGCCGCGATAACAAAATGGAATTGCTGGGGCAGACAGAACGACATGAAAAAATCGCATTTGAGGCATCTTCCTCATTGATTGGAACGTTTGTCGATGTTAAAATTACGCAGCTTAGCGGAAATACTTTCCGCGGTGAAATTGCAAACTAA
- a CDS encoding lipopolysaccharide assembly protein LapA domain-containing protein, giving the protein MIFTLIVFIILVVFLAFFFGRNLSNLCTFWFFKTYTDLPITVLVLIAFGVGIVFSLLLVVFVKLRSSSKNKSVKKSEEVKA; this is encoded by the coding sequence ATGATTTTTACACTTATTGTCTTTATTATTCTCGTCGTTTTTCTTGCGTTCTTTTTTGGAAGGAACCTTTCTAATTTGTGTACATTCTGGTTTTTTAAAACTTATACAGATTTGCCGATAACAGTGCTTGTGCTTATCGCATTTGGAGTTGGAATTGTCTTCTCTCTCCTTTTGGTTGTGTTTGTAAAACTGCGCTCGTCTTCAAAAAATAAGTCTGTAAAAAAATCAGAAGAAGTAAAAGCTTAA
- a CDS encoding SPOR domain-containing protein: protein MKIKKFFAIFVYICFFTALFAEDLTARFIATQAAKKDSVEESVEYLKTQIAKINIPAEKRAAYVFLASLQEQLSLFDDAQKSYAKAAGIAAGNAEGMPEKTNEQIVLDAIRCTLSCGDYEKADSYLNSAVRNSKNQVVQEYIKLYTQWSALCKADTVEQIAEPVAVLDAYSKVDSMRHVQPAILLTLWYVTGDKKYSEKIIEKFPSSIESSIVKGDAQLLPTPFWFFVPKSGEAEQGTGSFSVADEPEKNLPQTSDKKETVFTKWQLGLFKTENNAKLLADEVKSKGFDSFITTEKRASGTTYYIVLVNEDKSGNTAERLRSAGYDCYAVE from the coding sequence ATGAAAATCAAGAAATTTTTTGCTATTTTTGTTTATATTTGCTTTTTTACAGCTTTGTTTGCAGAAGATTTAACAGCACGCTTTATTGCGACACAAGCAGCAAAAAAAGATTCCGTCGAAGAATCTGTTGAATATCTCAAAACTCAAATCGCAAAAATCAATATTCCTGCGGAAAAACGTGCCGCTTATGTGTTCCTTGCGTCACTTCAAGAGCAGCTTTCTTTGTTTGATGATGCACAAAAATCTTACGCAAAAGCTGCCGGAATTGCTGCCGGCAATGCTGAAGGGATGCCTGAAAAAACTAACGAACAGATTGTACTCGATGCTATAAGATGCACGTTGAGTTGCGGCGATTATGAAAAGGCAGACAGCTATCTCAACTCGGCTGTGCGCAATTCTAAAAACCAAGTTGTTCAGGAATACATAAAGCTGTATACGCAGTGGAGTGCTCTTTGCAAAGCTGACACAGTTGAACAGATTGCAGAACCTGTTGCCGTTTTAGATGCTTATTCGAAAGTTGATTCGATGCGTCACGTTCAGCCTGCAATTTTGCTTACATTGTGGTATGTGACCGGAGATAAAAAATATTCAGAAAAAATTATAGAAAAGTTTCCGTCTTCGATTGAAAGCTCGATTGTAAAAGGTGATGCGCAGCTTTTGCCGACTCCATTTTGGTTTTTTGTTCCAAAAAGCGGTGAAGCAGAGCAGGGGACCGGAAGTTTTAGTGTTGCGGACGAGCCTGAAAAAAACTTGCCTCAAACTTCAGATAAAAAAGAAACTGTTTTTACAAAATGGCAGCTTGGATTGTTCAAAACGGAAAACAATGCAAAGCTTCTCGCTGATGAAGTAAAATCAAAAGGATTCGACTCTTTTATCACTACTGAAAAGCGTGCAAGTGGAACAACATACTACATCGTGCTTGTAAATGAAGATAAGTCAGGCAACACTGCGGAGCGGCTGCGAAGCGCGGGATATGACTGCTATGCCGTTGAATGA